One genomic segment of Desulfovibrio sp. UCD-KL4C includes these proteins:
- a CDS encoding SLC13 family permease, producing the protein MISLLYIYERGPLFLLFATGYILYRVIASVRLPEYFSGKAVSLSRGRADYLFLSLIFVSAGMSMFIPNAVTVLAMIPVIRKLDAELESMTTPLTLSIIYGANIGGMGSLIGSPANMLLIGALDFFKVAGREKINFFNWFVWAVPLVLLFLILAWFTVRFALPKGGLIIPANNQCSVKSISISQKRGLNIFGFFLGFWLLTSVLREFIAFYAKFEPLVAIFFTAIFLKMIFGRVRTGAVYAEGRGQLMKWSSLLDGVPKRGILFLVILGVVIGIVKLLDFDVYAAVWFKALLTMANINGHSGYMLYLITGAIVILLTEVFSNTIVSTAFFAVVAQAANTFGTNPMGLMILVSIASTCAFMTPIATPCNSLAYGEMKKVSLRTMLVLGLVLNLCGVLLLSMWVWKVIPYVYK; encoded by the coding sequence ATGATTTCCCTACTATATATATATGAACGCGGTCCTTTGTTTTTGCTTTTTGCGACCGGGTATATTTTATATCGAGTTATCGCCTCCGTCCGGCTGCCAGAATATTTTTCCGGTAAGGCGGTTAGTCTAAGCCGCGGTAGAGCTGACTATCTTTTCTTGTCGCTGATATTTGTTTCAGCGGGAATGTCTATGTTCATCCCCAATGCCGTAACTGTGCTTGCAATGATTCCTGTCATCCGCAAGTTAGACGCGGAACTTGAATCTATGACCACTCCTTTGACGCTATCTATTATATATGGAGCAAACATTGGTGGTATGGGATCGCTTATCGGAAGTCCTGCGAACATGCTGCTTATTGGAGCCTTAGATTTTTTTAAAGTCGCCGGCAGGGAAAAGATTAACTTTTTCAACTGGTTTGTATGGGCCGTGCCGCTGGTTTTATTGTTTCTGATTCTTGCTTGGTTTACAGTCCGCTTTGCTCTTCCAAAGGGTGGATTGATAATCCCTGCAAATAATCAATGCAGTGTAAAGTCTATATCAATTAGTCAGAAGCGAGGGCTTAATATTTTCGGATTCTTTTTAGGATTCTGGTTGTTAACTTCAGTTCTTAGAGAGTTCATTGCTTTTTACGCTAAGTTTGAACCTCTGGTTGCTATTTTCTTTACGGCAATTTTTCTTAAAATGATCTTTGGAAGAGTCCGTACAGGTGCAGTCTATGCTGAGGGTAGGGGGCAGTTGATGAAATGGAGTAGTCTGCTAGATGGAGTTCCTAAGCGGGGTATACTTTTTTTAGTTATCTTAGGAGTAGTAATCGGAATCGTAAAGCTTCTAGATTTTGATGTGTATGCTGCTGTATGGTTCAAAGCTTTATTAACCATGGCGAATATAAACGGGCATAGCGGATACATGCTGTATCTGATAACTGGCGCTATCGTGATCCTGCTTACAGAGGTATTCAGTAATACTATTGTTTCAACAGCTTTCTTTGCCGTGGTTGCGCAAGCAGCAAATACCTTTGGAACAAATCCTATGGGACTTATGATACTGGTGTCCATAGCTTCGACCTGTGCGTTTATGACTCCAATAGCTACTCCCTGCAATAGCTTAGCTTACGGAGAGATGAAAAAGGTTTCATTACGAACTATGTTAGTGCTTGGACTTGTGTTGAATCTTTGCGGAGTCTTGTTACTGTCGATGTGGGTGTGGAAGGTTATTCCTTATGTATATAAGTAG